The sequence TAATTCTGGGTTACCTGTCAATCTCAAAGTCTCGTCAGTTCTTAATTTCTTATATGTGAAGTATGTCCCAGAGCATAAAGCTACACCAACAGCGAGAAATAACGGTGTTAATTCGACGGGTATTTTGTAGCCACCAgatgtttttttctagTTTTTTGTTAGTATAATACTCTATAATCTTGTAGTTAGCATTCATAATCAACATAATTGTTTTCTTAGAAAGCATCAAGTCAGAATGAACGCATGATTATCCGTTTGTcacaataaaaagaaaatatccCTTAACATACAGCTGTATTCAACAGTAACTGTGCTGGTCTcatttttctatatttttctttttttaaagtaTTGTCAGAAGTCGTTCAGGAAACTAccaaaattaaataagTCTCAAAACAAAGTTAGCTTATACTGGTATGGGAAGAGTTATAGTTGCTTTTGAGGAGATGGCGATGCCTTTAAAGTCTGTTCTCATGCTCATCATAAAGTACGGGAAATCCCCCGCTTTGTACGATATGATTGGCCCATACTGCAAGACCgatataaagaaaaatagaCAAGTTAATGCTATATACAGGATGTCGTTCTTCAGCGGAGGGATCGCGTCATTACTTGGTTTTCGCTGACCCAAGCCTGTCACCTCAAGCTCACCAATTTCTTACAGAATCACATACAACTTCGTAAACTAGCCAACTCACTGCAGTTGAAGGAACAACTTTAAAAAGGTTTGCAGCTAAGCCTTTGTAGTAACCGCTAACGCCTTCTGCTCTGCCGATTGTCACGAGCGCATCCCAGACACTCGTGTATCTAAATCCCAGTTCATTTCCGCCCATTGCGAGAACttgaaatcttcttcttagCAGATCAAAGGGATAAGTGATTGTTTGCGCAACCCCTCCACTTATGGCGCCAATTGTTAATTTATAGAGGTTACTTTTCCAGGAAGGCTGAGCATCGGAGGAATTGACACCGAATTCTCTCAATTGTTCGTAAACTGCAAAGTTTAGTGCTACATATGGAACAACACCAAGACTCGTTGGCCATACACCCCTATATAATCCCCTGAGACCGCCTTCGAGTCTGTAAGTTTCGCTTAGTAATTGCCAGATCCCCGGAGGCTTTGATATACTTTTTGCCTTTGAGCGGTTTAAACTGCTCAAATTTGCTGTCTGAATCGATAGTCTTGTTTTGATCAAGTCCAACGGGTAAGTAGCCACCACACTACAACCACCACACAATGCACCACTGAATAGTCTTTGGGTGTTCGTTAGTTGTTCTTGTCCATTATTGCCATTTACATGGAATAACTTTTTCTTACAAGCTTCGTATACTACAAACTGGACTGCACTATAGGGAAAAATTCTTATGCAGTTCAAACCATTTCCTCTGAATAAACCTTTGGTTCCCTCCTCATGGTAAACCTGCCGTATAGAGCTAAAGATACCTCGGTTATAAGAAGTGGTTGAACTTTGAACTTGCAGCAGTATTTTAACTCTCTCAAAAGGTGAAACAACGGTTCGGGAAACCGCGCCAGCTACTCCACCAGCTAGAAACGCAATATTTGAATCCTGCTTGAGAAAATCTTTAATTGAGTTCGGCTGCTCGAGGACGGTCAGTACTTCTGCCATGTTAGCGAAATAAcgattaaaaaatttgaaagtcAATACTATGAAACAAGGAAACGAGCAACTTGGTATACTTCCCTCACCTTTGTTAAATTCACTTGGCCTTACTGGCAATCATAATCATTTTGACGAACTGCGGACATCGAGAGTACCCTGCAAATATATCTAGAAaaagaggtaaaaaaatattgaaggGTCaacctgaaaaaaattgaaaagtgAAAATAGATCTGCTGATAAATAATGCACGGCTTGCATCAAGTGATCACATGGAACTTTCCCAATACCTCAACTACGCATTTTCCCTTGCATATTATATCATCATCCATCTTCTTTGCCTCTCATATATTTACGAAATAATACATAAACATAAAAACGTCTTTGTGCGTCCAAGTAAACTTGAAGACGCACTCCCGTTATATAAAACTGGGAAGAACACTAACAAAGAAGGTGACTTGCGCTTAATTAGTTTTATTCCCTTGCTTCTAAAGTCCGTAAAACATTCTATTAGAGTCTATACATAGTTTTGCCTTACCTTTGAATATGAGTTCTAAAAATTCCATTGCAATAAAGCTTTCCGTTCCTATTGTTTCTATGTAGTGTTTAAgactttgtttcttttcctttcatGGCTTTTCAAATGTCTCAGCATATTGCTTTTCACATTGAAGGATTTTGTGCAACCCTCCCAAGTACATTTGAAAGGAGTATCTCCCGTATGAATTAAGTAATGTGTCTTCAGCGTTGAGGGCCTCgaacaaatttttccaCATACTGGGCACTGCTTTCTCAGCTTTGTGGATGATATTCGGGTGTCAGTTTTCCAATCAGAAAATGTTGCTGAACCGTTCAACACGGCACCAGGTTCGCTTTTTGTTCTGCCGTTACTGGCTTCCTGCATGGTTGGAAGTACGCCATACCCAGGTGGGACTGATTTTGGCCTATCGTGGCATAGCTCTAAGGCAGCGTTTGGGTGACTCGCCATTGATATTGCAGTGAAGTTAGGTTCGGAGGCAATTGTTATTGGTTCTTTGTCGTATGGTGTCAATGGTTTATATACTGTTGGGACCATGACTGGCATCATCAAGGGAGCAGAGGAGGTCAAATGAGGAGACTGGCTATGTGGTATTGGTTGCTGACTTTCCGTATAGTAGATAGGATATTGATCAGATGTTGCGTTCATGGAAATTGGGGTGTAGATCTCATTAACAATGGGTACAACATTCATGCTTTGATAAACTTGCTGTGGAGGGAATTGAACCCTTGAATCTACGTTAGGTGGtgtattattttcaaaattaggCAAAAGGGATGAAATTGGTGGTAAGTTTATTTTCGTACTATTATAACATTCCCGTTCATTTTTGTAGCTATTGTGGCCATAAAATTGAGTCCCCTTACCAGTGCTCAGCTGATCAACTGCGGACACTTGAAGGGGGAGGTTCGATTTATAATTGACTGTACACATTCCTATATTAGGAGATCTTGACTTGTCTGTATATGATGATTGTTTTTCTGAACTTTGCTTTGAAAGGGAAAAATTCATGTAATTTACTTTAGTGGCGTTTACTGCTATTTTTCGAAGGTAGGTGATGAACTTGTGTTATAACTAAGAAGCTCAAAACTAAAAGTATACTAATGTTTGAGGAATTATTGTGAAGCCATAGAACAATAAAAAGCTAACAATTGTATCTTTCGTTCAACTTGTCAAACCCTGACAGGCATATAAAAGAGgtattttgaaacatcAACATGTAGTAGTCACATATATAGCAAAATAGTAagtaaggaaaaaaagaaggcaCAGAGAAtacaacaataatgatgaaGGCACACGACTGCCCTTTCCGGGCCACCTGCAGATCTGTAAGGTAGTTCAAATGACGTTCTCGCGCGGGTTTCTTACTTATGAAACTTTAGGGACATAAGTCGGGAACCTGATGCATCATTCTTTATCttgttttttgttgttgtttgaGTTTCTTGTACAGAATAATACGCAGAATTAAAGCGGAAGTTAAAAAACAGATCGTCTTGATCTGCCCTCAAAACCAGTATCCACTGAAAACCTTATTTCCCACCGTAAATGGCAATCACTCGTAGCTCAAGGTGGAATGCTCCCGTAAGGATATTTCCTATATGAGATAGTCCCGATCCTGAGAAGAGGGATCGCCGTCATTTTATTCTTTAACCCCGAGAAACGGCATCTCTCACCTGATTGTTCTCAAGATTGCTGCAAAACCCAGATATACTTTTAGGTACGGAGCGTACGCGATGTATATGGATTGATTTTCACATGTATCGTTTATGAGTACTTGACTGCACCTCGTGTCGGAAGATTTTCCAATCGggctttttttcaatcttgAAGGCCCTCCTTTTCATTTCCATTTGCTCTGACATTGCGGCTATGCATCACAGGCAAAAgctgaaaaggaaattttgTAGCGTATCGGTTTACTGCACAGTCTCAGACCCTTTGTAGTACTGTTACCTGGAAGAATAGTAGGTGCGTACAACAGTGATTATGTAGTAGTATCTACTGAAGAGCCTACgagcgaaaaaaaaaaaaattatcgGCTACATTACGTTGTTTCCTACGGAGACAAGAACCAATATAAGCTGCAAAAAATCTATGAGCATTTTAAGTTTCCGATACAACAAGATGTATGCGTACTATTCACGTCGTGTTATATTGCTCACGTAACAACTTCTATgacaataataaaaaataaccTTTCCATTGTATCATTAAGGTTATCTACGGAGGATTGTCAAACCTAGCGGATATGAAATGTACTTGATTCCTAATTCGGGTTTATTTAGAGTTCAGACTATGTGGGTCATTTCTTATGCTAATAATAGGCACTGAGGTAAGTCAAAATAGCGACACTCAATTACTGTTGAatgggaagaaaaaaccGAGAAAGGGATACAGAGATCTTGCCCACgcctttttttcaaaaagagcCCTTCGCAAGGTTGCTCAACGGGATTGTcatagaaagaaaaaatcaaagcCAATAACTACAAGGCCAAAAGTAATGGTAGGGAGCTACTACAAAGTGGGCTCAGCCTacctgaagaaaataaacaattaatGGACAAGATCTGTTAGCGGACATACAAGAGATCAAATTACCTTCTGGTTAATGCTGTAGGCGAAGCAAACCATTCAATTGAGGAAACCTTATTCCCAATTGCGCTTTTGCTCCCTGGAAGCCTATAACAGCGTGTGGGCAAATAAAGTTGTTTTTCGCCCTCAGCGACTTTACTTCGGAAACTGAAGAGCGGCTAGAAATTTCGCAGAAAAGATTTTCCTTTGAGGatagaaaaatgaaaaaaagaaatttatcttttttcacAACAGGTGCTGCTTTTTCCTCACGTATGCACAGAATGCAAAGTACAAGATTTGTAATACGCGACTCCGCGCAGCTGTACTCTACTCCCAAGTCAGCGGAAAAAATGCAAGACATACAGAAAGTTGCCGCTTTATTGGCTATTTTTTTGGGCGACAGCCCTGGCTAGCCTCCTCATTGGGTTGTAGAGGAAACAAAACTGAGATGTCTTTGGACTAATGTCAGCAATAATAACTCGTAAAATCAAGTCAGAATTTCTATCCATTCAATAGGTATTCATTGTTTATGAAACTAAGAAACGAATGTAAATAATTCTGGGATATAACAAATAGTTCCCTTTGGATTACTTAAAACATAGTACTGCAGCTaaaatttgtaaaaatgTTAACGTTTCTTTGCGTTGAGTAACTTGACCTTCACACGTAGTTGCAAGTACCGatgcaaaatttttacaCTGGTGACAACCTTAATGGTATAATCCAATTAGCGACATCACCGAGAAAGTATCCAAGTCGATTTGatgaataaaataataacttAAACATTCAACGCCGTTTGTTAATACTGACACCTGAAGGAGAGTCAAAAAGGCAAACTTTCTTGCAACAATCATAAAGCTAAGGCACCGCTAGAGCTTACGATATTGGCCGCAAAAATAACTATTACACTTTTTCGTTTCTGTGGAAATGTAGGGTGATCAACTGGCTAATTGCTGCCTTTTAAGATATGCGGAGGAGATTGTGCAgccattttcattttagcGACTCATTGATGGAAGTATTCAAGTCAAGATCACTTGTTTAAATTCAAGACTACTGTTTAAAttcataattttttattgctatcttttttttaccacAGATCTGACCGACACTCCCGCTTATCGCCCATTGCGGCATATACTTAGGCAAGTCAAAAGCCGAGGACAGCAGTTGAAGACAGGCTACAATTTCTATAGTAGCTTTTTTTCGTTCCTAATTTCTCCAAACACTTTAAGTTTCTTGAAACGTAAATGATACTGcgaaaaatttgatttcGTTCTGAAGATACTATCAATTAAACGTGCACTAGGTGCTGTTCCCTCGATGAGCTGCCGCGCTAACCCGTACCCCCCAATTTTGAGCGATTTTAGTGAGTTGTGTTATATAATCCAGGGGTACTCTGCTCCGCGATTTGTGTGATAGCAGCCATAAATGCCCCACGCCAAAGTTCCACGTTCAAATAAAACTTacatcaaaaattctttctctttgaaGTAAATATGCGTGGGGATTGCTGAATAAGCAGCCCAGTGAACATCAGCGCTTTCTGTAAATCATTTATCAGCTAACAATAATTACATAATATAAACCTCCAATAACTGTCCTGCTAGTGGCACGTTGTTGGCTGTCAGAAACGAAATGTGGGTCCTATTTACCCCTTGGTTTTAGTATGGGAGCACGAATGGTAAACACCTTCTCATAAAATAACTGATAACGTCTTAAAGCGACCAAATACTTTATTGTTGCGGGCAAACATTATTGTTAAATGCGTGGTCTAGAAGTAAAATTTTCTGCATAGTTCACTGTTATGTAAATTTTGAACttgaaatcttttcttagaaAGAGTCTGTCATCCTTGGAAACATTGCTGACCAAGAATACGATATTGTGAGAAGACATTGtacccaaaaaaaatttttcattcctATAGTTTGGATTGGAGATGATTCAAACACAGCATATTCATGTGTTACCTTCCCGGTTATGCACGAGGTCAATGAGACCGTTCCCTTGTGTTGTACCAGTGGTAGGGTTCTTCTCGGTAGCTTCTCCGCAATAAGAATGATTGAATCATATTGTAACATTAGATTTTGGCCTTTCACTAATTACCGTAGGTAATTTTGTTGGTTAAACTGACAAAGAATAAGAGTTTAACCAACAAAATTAAGTCTTGGTGCATTgaatggaagaaaagatgaTACAACGCCAACCTAAAGAGTGGAAAGCGTTCTTTCAAATGAGGGTAGTAGGAAATTCAGCGGgaaagtttgaaaatgtGGTGGTAAAACAATAATCctggtttttctttgttatCCGATAGGAAATTTATCCCCTTCTATGTTCCACTAATCACTTCATGGGTTGACTATCACTAGCGCATGAACTCCTTTTGACCAATAATAAGCACAATACTAAAGGTTGTGGTAATTGATAAATAAAGACTTCCATTGAAATGACAGAAACGATATGTATGAATCAGAATATCAAGCATGGATATATCATTGCGCTCAAACTTAGTCAAAttcctttgttttcttAGTTTGTTATGACTCCCTTGACGTAATTATTCTTGCATTAATTTTGAGCTTCTGTAAACTTCATTGTTCCAATGGATCATTATATATTAACAACGTTGGCATATACGTGACCGCAATTTGAACTACCTACATTTAACATACTTTTGTAGAGGAAAGAGGCTGTTTGTTCTTTAACCATGATTATACCAAtttaaccttttttttttttttgatagtGAACTGCATACTAGTCAGGTAATTGAATTCCTGGTACAGAGATTCATCAAGACATCCGTGTCGGCAACGTTGTACTAAATGAAAAGGTCCTTTGTCTTACGAACTAGACAGAATAAAATGTATCGTGCGGCAGTATAGAACCGTATTACAAATGCTGATGCATTCGCAAACAAATTTCTTGTAGAAATTATAATTCGAACAAAAATCCTCTCACTATTCAAAAATCGGAAGTCAGTAAAAATTGATTGTTGGCTACATGTAATATATTATATGGAACTAATACATATCTATACTCATTTTACTTGGTAAAAAGTGTCACACctacatcaaaatcacactgaaaacaaaatattctaaACAATGCTTTCACTgatgttttttctttgctattttcttttgatggGTTCTTAAATGCCTTAACATGTTACTCTTGACATTGaaagatttgttgcaaTGCTCCCAAGTACATTTGAAAGGTGTGTCTCCCGTATGTATTAAGTAATGAGTCCTCAGTGTTGAAGGTCTCGAACAAACCTTCCCACAGATAGGACATTGTTTCCGTAGCTTTACCACAGCGCGCAGTTGCTTTTGTATAAGATCTAAGTCGGTTTGTGTTTGGGATAATAGCGTCCCAGGATTTTGCCCTATATGCACATTCGGGAGGGAGTACTGCTCGTTGCTCACCGCTCTGTGGTTTTCCTCCTGAAAATGCTGCATTGATGGAGGTACAGATTGGGCAGTATAAGAGGAAGCTGCCGTTGAATAAATAGGGCAACAAGATTGACGTTCAACGAACGTTAAAGGGAAAGGTTGCGGTGTTGCTATAACCGGCGAAAAGATAATAGAGTTGGGACTTGATCTCCATACGGGATCCTCTGTCTGATGCAGAGAAGAAGGTGCGTAATGGTAAGCGGGAGGTGGTAGTGCGGCCTGGTTTATTTCAGGAGTAAGTGGAGCGTGCATAATCGACGAACAAGGTGGAAGATGCACTTCCCTTTTGGTCGTGTTCGAGACTTCCTTTGAAGATTGCGCATAGGATCCCCCTATGTTAGACGATGAACATTTCATTGGGCTACAAAGCATAGATTCTAGCGTTTTTGTTCTCCACATTTAATTAgtgttgaagatgaaaatttaTGTATATTAAAAGTTAGAAACGGGTCAATGAAGACGTTTGCTTATCGTATTGGATCCTTGCAATGCCCtccaaaaagaagaaaaaagttggaccaagaaaacaattataattttgtaatttgaaatatctaCCAATGAGGTCAAAAGAGCGACAACAACTAGCGcttatataatataaagAATTCTTGGGACTGTATCTCATGGCAACCAAATGCCGTTCATATTTAGGGTTTCAGTGGGAAAAGATTTCCGGTGCTTTACGCTCCTTGTACAAACAAGTGCTGCGAAACTTTCTGTGGAAATCGTGCCTTTTAAACCATTAGTGAAGGCTCCAGATAGAGTTGTCACAGAAAACAGCGTGGCGgacttatttttttgcaacGATTTTCTGGAAACAATAgaggaagaatttttggcGTACGAAAAGGAACGATGCCCCCAACACCTCAACAATACTACGGAAGTTTCTTCGAGCGGAAAAACATCGAAATACTAGCTGTTTCTGGATATGAGAGTGGGTATGCGTGGCAATGGAACTCAGGGAGTTGTTGCTATTTCAGTGAGTACGATGGATCAGGGTGTTTATATCTCAAGAACTACCAAGTTGAAGAGATGAAACGTAGTTCGCTTGATAGCACATAAATGGACGGCTGACTTGTTGTACaccatatatatatatatatatatataattttacGGCTCACTTCTGTACCGCTTGTGAAAATCTTACCGCACAACCCCCGGTGTTCTATTAGCTTTGTTCGATTTTATTAATCTTTGCCAAGAGATACTACTCTCCGGGTTCTGGTGGAGACAATAGTATGTCCTAGCAGCTAGACAAAAAAGCCTTCAAATGGTCTACGTGCGGtgcaatttttcttggagAAGTTCTATATTGTCTAACAGATACTTGGAACTGAGCAAGTTGTCAGAATAGTCGGAGAAGCGGACGGAAAATCCATATTATGCAAAGAATTTGCTTAGAAACCCGTTACATATGCTTCGAACAAAGTGACTACATGTTACAATTAAGACGCCTACTTAAACTGCAATGAATAGTCACCCATAggtataagaaaaaaaaaaaaaataaaagagtACATAATATACATACAACTAAAATTAAAATGCATAGAAAcctaagaaaaaatatttgttataccaaaaaaaataccacAAATGATACGTAAGAAGATTATTGCAACATGGGGACTCTTTCGCATACAACTGTAAACAGACTTGAGGAAGGAGGGGAATCCCCTCAGGAGTACCTGACATCTATGAGTAGGTTTCAATCAAAGTATCACGTAGGTTACCTGAAATGGATTCTGGTTGGGCATCTTGCAAGCGGAAAATACTTTCAATAACACTCAATTCTGGGGCTGTAGTATCCAGACCTGTAACTGCCAAGTAATCGTTCACAACCATACCGGCACCGACAACTGAACTACCACGGTTAACGGTACCAGCCACCAAAGGAACTTGTAATAAGGAGGACAATTCTTCTTGATCTTGGACACTTGTTTGTGGATGCACTAACCCACCTTGATTACTTAAAGAACAATATGACCCAACTAAGATATTACCTGATATGGTTTGACGGAAGACCTCAACGCCTAGTACATCACTTATCAATTCTTCAGTTTCTCTGTCGATATCTGGATGCACTAAAGCAACGTAATCATTACAACAGATGACGTTACCCAAGGCAGATAGTCTTTCCTCTACCCTTTGAATCTTAACGGAATCCGGCAAACTATTTCTTAAATGTTGTAATTCTTGATCAGTAGTTTGGGTTGGAACTAGCAGACCTCTACGGTTACCCGCGGTCATTCTACCGATGATACGCGTACCAGCAATAGTGGTATGAACGATGGGAATAGCATCTCCTAATTCAGCTTCAAATGCAGAGTAAAAGTTTTCAGAACCACCAACAGCAACCAAACAGTAAGTATTCGTTAATTTGGAGAATACACCGATTTCATTGgagttttcaaattgagTCCTGGTAgccattattgttttctaGAGTTAGTTGAATTATGCTCTTGTTCCAAATACTCTGTCGTATTGCTTCTTGTAATTATACTATAAGACCAACGAGGGATGAGGCTTCTTTTAATTATGCAATATTGAATATTGCGTTACATAcagtaaaagaaaaaatctgcaCAAAGGAATATGGGTTTAAATCTttaattaataaaaattttccgaAAATTTTCGTTTGGCCCTCGGAAAAAACGGGTAATGCTCATCCATTAGGATTTCGTCCAGAA is a genomic window of Saccharomyces cerevisiae S288C chromosome XVI, complete sequence containing:
- the MRA1 gene encoding Mra1p (Protein that negatively regulates respiratory complex assembly; associated with the inner mitochondrial membrane; antagonistic with Rcf2p to control ETC assembly; conserved among Saccharomyces sensu stricto species), which produces MRPAQLLLNTAKKTSGGYKIPVELTPLFLAVGVALCSGTYFTYKKLRTDETLRLTGNPELSSLDEVLAKDKD
- the MRX21 gene encoding Mrx21p (Mitochondrial transporter; major substrates are adenosine 5'-phosphosulfate (APS) and 3'-phospho-adenosine 5'-phosphosulfate (PAPS); member of the mitochondrial carrier family; the authentic, non-tagged protein is detected in highly purified mitochondria in high-throughput studies) — translated: MAEVLTVLEQPNSIKDFLKQDSNIAFLAGGVAGAVSRTVVSPFERVKILLQVQSSTTSYNRGIFSSIRQVYHEEGTKGLFRGNGLNCIRIFPYSAVQFVVYEACKKKLFHVNGNNGQEQLTNTQRLFSGALCGGCSVVATYPLDLIKTRLSIQTANLSSLNRSKAKSISKPPGIWQLLSETYRLEGGLRGLYRGVWPTSLGVVPYVALNFAVYEQLREFGVNSSDAQPSWKSNLYKLTIGAISGGVAQTITYPFDLLRRRFQVLAMGGNELGFRYTSVWDALVTIGRAEGVSGYYKGLAANLFKVVPSTAVSWLVYEVVCDSVRNW
- the CMR3 gene encoding Cmr3p (Putative zinc finger protein; YPR013C is not an essential gene); translated protein: MNFSLSKQSSEKQSSYTDKSRSPNIGMCTVNYKSNLPLQVSAVDQLSTGKGTQFYGHNSYKNERECYNSTKINLPPISSLLPNFENNTPPNVDSRVQFPPQQVYQSMNVVPIVNEIYTPISMNATSDQYPIYYTESQQPIPHSQSPHLTSSAPLMMPVMVPTVYKPLTPYDKEPITIASEPNFTAISMASHPNAALELCHDRPKSVPPGYGVLPTMQEASNGRTKSEPGAVLNGSATFSDWKTDTRISSTKLRKQCPVCGKICSRPSTLKTHYLIHTGDTPFKCTWEGCTKSFNVKSNMLRHLKSHERKRNKVLNTT
- a CDS encoding uncharacterized protein (hypothetical protein; conserved across S. cerevisiae strains; YPR014C is not an essential gene), whose amino-acid sequence is MSCIFSADLGVEYSCAESRITNLVLCILCIREEKAAPVVKKDKFLFFIFLSSKENLFCEISSRSSVSEVKSLRAKNNFICPHAVIGFQGAKAQLGIRFPQLNGLLRLQH
- a CDS encoding uncharacterized protein (Putative zinc finger transcription factor; binds DNA in sequence-specific manner; overexpression causes a cell cycle delay or arrest), with translation MWRTKTLESMLCSPMKCSSSNIGGSYAQSSKEVSNTTKREVHLPPCSSIMHAPLTPEINQAALPPPAYHYAPSSLHQTEDPVWRSSPNSIIFSPVIATPQPFPLTFVERQSCCPIYSTAASSYTAQSVPPSMQHFQEENHRAVSNEQYSLPNVHIGQNPGTLLSQTQTDLDLIQKQLRAVVKLRKQCPICGKVCSRPSTLRTHYLIHTGDTPFKCTWEHCNKSFNVKSNMLRHLRTHQKKIAKKKHQ
- the TIF6 gene encoding translation initiation factor 6 (Constituent of 66S pre-ribosomal particles; has similarity to human translation initiation factor 6 (eIF6); may be involved in the biogenesis and or stability of 60S ribosomal subunits); the encoded protein is MATRTQFENSNEIGVFSKLTNTYCLVAVGGSENFYSAFEAELGDAIPIVHTTIAGTRIIGRMTAGNRRGLLVPTQTTDQELQHLRNSLPDSVKIQRVEERLSALGNVICCNDYVALVHPDIDRETEELISDVLGVEVFRQTISGNILVGSYCSLSNQGGLVHPQTSVQDQEELSSLLQVPLVAGTVNRGSSVVGAGMVVNDYLAVTGLDTTAPELSVIESIFRLQDAQPESISGNLRDTLIETYS